The Theobroma cacao cultivar B97-61/B2 chromosome 1, Criollo_cocoa_genome_V2, whole genome shotgun sequence genome contains the following window.
ACATACTGATCAATTATCAAAAAGAGTTCAAGATATAGTCGAGAACATAAGAGAACTTGAAGATGCGCAGCTGGAAGATTCAGATTGCAGCTATGTTTAGTCTATCTTCCAGCTAGGCATAAATGTCTGATACATTGtacaattcctttttccaccCTTGTTTGGATTTACCCTACGGTGATTATACTAGTGCAAATATAAGTTAATTTGGACCATTCTCTGCATACTTGATTTTAGATTGCAAGGCCTTTTGTGGGGATTGTAAAGCGCAAAATGTGCAAAAGAGAGAACATCATGACTAGAATTCTGTTTAACAGGTTCTCAGATGGTTAAACTGTTGTTATAATTCCAGTCTCCAGTCTACCCATAATATTTGGAGACAGGGAATGTCTATATGTTGGCTAGAACTATAAAAGGGCTAAATCAGCAAAAGAGAGAACAGGGAGGCTACCGGAACCCGATTAGCCAATTCTCCCTGTTGTCTTAATTGCAATCTACCGAAAATATTAGAGACAGGAAATATCTATCAGTTGGCCAGAATTGCCTATAAAAACCTGCTTGCGAGTGCAGTCAAGCAAGTAGGGCACAATTTCGCACACAGATGTATCTGCTACTCTTTTACTTAAGAAAAATGCAGAATGAAATTATAAACGTCCTCTCTTTGAAATGGATGGGGAGGTAGTCGGGTTCTTAGAAGTTCTAGATTTGCTGTATTGCATGCATGCCTATTATAGCTACATTAATATACCAGAAGTTTAGCATTTGTACGCTAATGGTGGAAAATGTCATGTAAACAAGTGTAGACAATGCCAATGCCAATGCCAATGCCAACGCCAACGGGCAACAACAGCTACAGGGATTTGACATGCTTTACACATTCAGCCGACAGAAAGAAATGACTGCACATATACGTTTTATAGATCCTCGACTGCCAAGTTACTGAAAACTCAAGCATTACTGTGATGATTCCCAACAAGTACGGCTCCTTCGCAATGCATTAAGGACTATGCAATCAAGACTCAACAGATGAAATAGAGTAAATAAACATCTACAACAGCAATGTTAGCAATTACATTAATTATGAACCCTCCTatctcctctttttctttaaaagtgAAGCAGCACGTATAAATATCCGATCGACCTCGTCAAAGTTTGGTGAGTCAACATCTTTCTCTGATGCTGTGGGAACTTTTGAGCCCATGGATATTTGACACAGGTGCTCCTCAGAATGTTCAGGTTCCCTATCACTTTCAACTGgaaatttatcaaattcaTCCAAATAAAGTGGTCGCTCTTCCCTCCTCTCTGTCTCAGTGTCAGACTCAGTCTCAAAAATATCTGACAAATCCTCAGAATCTGAAGCCATAAGCGAATCTGTAGTGGATTCATTTTCAGAAAGTTCCTTGCTCTCATCCaaaatttctttcaatttatttgAACCCTCAAACTGCAAGCTTGAAATGTTCCTAGAATCCACATTGTCATTATCAGTGTTTTGCACGTGTTGCATTGGATCAGGTCTATTTTCAGCTTGAGCATGAAGCAACTCAAGGTCCTGCTCAAGCTTGGGAATATACTTCCTAACAGCTCGAAGCCCATCCCTATATTTGGATTTATCCAGAGCCTGTACAACGGGgaacagaaagaaaatgatgtgaaggcaaatttagataattacatataaaaaaaaagggcagTGCAAGCTCTCTGTCTGACAATCTACCAAATGAGAGCTTAAATAGAAACATGCTTGATCCACATTAAGATTACATTCTCAAAGCTCGGGTGAGAGTCATACGGTgaagatttaaaaataatcttaaagatgaacttaattttttcTGAGATTAAGAAATCAGTTTAAAGATGACCTAGGTTACTCAACCATGACAAAATATGCTAATGCAAGACACTGCTAAATATTCTACTCGATGAGAGACAAGAACAGTATGTTCTTggtaattttccaaaaatttctaaCCAGTGGCATTTTATCCTCAGTGTAAAGTTATTTATGCAGTCCTTTTACAATCAAACACCTACATATCAGACACATTTAGTGAAAGGAAGAAACtcttaaattgaaaaaaaaaaaaaaagtcttcgGTACCACAGCATACTGAAAATTAATTCAGTTTGATTCCcaaaaagtttctttatttgagaaatttaaataaaacatggCTCATTTTCATTCGATGCTTCTGTGCCTAATTGACTTCAATGTCCTCATTGTGTGAAATGACCAAGAACCATTCCGAAAATGTCTTCTTTATGGGATGAATTAAAAGGAGAATGTTATATTCATGCAAAGTTTGTATGCTCAGTAAACTGAAATTCTCAATTCCATTTCTCAGATTTTCAATATTACggagaaaaaaaacaaacccCCATGAAAAGATAAGGAGAGAAGAAAGACCTTCTTTCTCGAAAGAGTGACCCGGGGTGACATAATCTCTGTTGGTGGTTGAGAATAATTCTTCCCTCTGTACATTATTATTGTATTATCATCATGAATGTCAAGCACAATTCCACCTGTCAACCGTGCGAGCTCAGCAGCAATCTCCTTGACTTCCTCTGGTGAAAATGTCTTAACCACCACCTTCAAAGTCTGATGTTTCTTCCAGTGAAGGTGCATGTTCAGAATTACACCCTGGTAAATTCCTCGTCTTCCTACTGGCACATAATTTTTGCACTTGAGGCCcatcttcaaaaagaaaaagtgctCTTCCGGAGTCAATATTTCTGGATCATGGGTTGTTTCTGATGATTCTGCAGGTTCAATCTTCTTTAAAGCTGTTCCAagtctttcttctttcttttgagCCTGGAGAGAGAACAAGAGAAGGAAatacacataaaaaaaaaatagagagagaaTTAGACACAGAAGAATACACAGCAACTAGCATAGATATGACTATCTAGAAAAAAATCCCGACTTCAAATTcacgagagagagagagagagagaaatataGAGAGAGCACTGGCTTGAATTCTCCTTATCAATATGTAAGCATTCTGTAGACAAACTGGGAGCTTACCTTTCTAAGTTTGTAAAGAATTTTTTCTTCAGCTGTCATTCTTTCAtactctttcttcttcttccaccTGAAGTATTTCAACCACCGTACTACAGCTCGTTTACCCTTCAGCTTCTTCCTCTTCACCTTACCATCACCACTACCAGCATTATCAACACTAGCATCTTTCTCAGAATGGTTGAGCGTCTCAACAACTTTTTCAGAAGCATTCAGAAATCGAGCTGAATGAATCCAGACATGCCCCTCGAGCAGAAACCTCCTTATGTCATAGATTGGGACAAAAGCTTGCTGCCAACCAAAAGCCTTGCATATAACATCACCCAAACTACTGCATTGTGAGTAAATCCTCATGCAAATTCTTTTAGtgaatatatgtataaatatatatatatatatgtataaataaatgtataaatatatatatatatatatatatatatgaatgatAAATTGAACACTTACTTCAATTGCACTAAAGCTTTAAAAGATTCAAATTTACTAAGTCATTAACAAGTTGTATCATTACGTTACCCAGAAAACAAACCAGGCTTTTGAAAACCAGGGGGAAATATAACACAGATGCAACAAGATTCAAGCATTAACGCCCAAAAATAGTTGGAAAAAGGAAATGCATACAAAGTAATTGCTAGTCATGAATCCGTTCACGATTCAATGAAAACAGAGGATCATAAGTTAATAAGGTTTTCCTATTAAACCAAAGCCAAGGGTTTTTAGTTGGATCAAAACAAACAGTAACCCCCaattaaaattgttaaaaatttacatgaaAATGTGAGGGACCTCAAATTCCTAACACACCTTCTAAAAGATGTTATTCCAAAAGCAAGTAGAAAATTTAGGAATCCATCAATATTGAGTTAAGTTTAATGAACTCCAACCGAAACTCCAATCAAGACGAAAACAATCCATTTGATATCAGTCCAAAGATGACTCATTTTCATGTCCAAAGCATCCCAGATTGCCAAAAGCCAAGCTTTTTATacgataaaagaaaaagtggatTTTCTTCAACGAATTAACACATTTCTTTCCAAATCCAATGAAATGGCACTAAGGAAAGAACCCCACCTACTGACTGGCTGAGCAACCTTAAAAAGTCATAACCCAAATACAGAGAGAAATACCTGGTAATTTGAAAGGACTTATTGGGgatgaaaatgaatgaattAGAGGAAAGAATCTTGAGCCCATGAGGTTTACGCAGAGCCACTGAAGCTGAACCTAAAATCCTCCCCGCCATTTCTctgttttctctcttcttcactCCCTTAGTCTGGGTTTGCCCTTTTATGCTGTGAACCGGTTTGGTGCAGGCCTGCGCCCACGGTTCGGCCCCTATGTTTAACCCGTTTGTGTGGTTTAGGCCTGATAAACTGATCATCACTTGTTAGAATTTTTTAAGgactttaaattcttttttttaatttataaaatatttcgatTGTCTCTCAAATAGTTTTAAGgtcataaataattaatttgtggaaatttatttttatgaaaagtgAAACTGTTGgaaactttatttttcttctagtacctaatattaataaaacatcattgtttttgtttttataaatttgaaattatactttaaaaaaacttttaaattactttaaaaaattcaaataaattcttattataatattttttatcatatttaattaagctcaaatatttaattgccttttccaacggaaatttCGTTGGTAATTTTCAAAGGAATTATTTTTCAACAGAATTTTCGTGAGAAATTTTCAAcgaatttcttaaaaacattagtaaaatttcaaattttcaacggATTTCCAATAGAAACTATTACCCATAAAGCTTATACCGACGAAATTTTCAATGAACTTTTTCATTGGAGTTAAacatttccaacgaaaaagaacctatttccaacagaaatttccgttggaaatagcCAAATTTTTTGTAGTGCCTTGACTCTTCTCTTAAGATGCAAATTAACGAGGAATCACCATATCTTATCATCAATGTGCTATAGAAAGGCCTAAACCTCAATCATGGGCTACCTACTGATGCAAATGTTAAAAGAAAAGTGTTAATCAACGAAGAGAAATATTTTCCAAATGTTTAAATTTGTAGCTCAATTAAGTACTACAAATTAAGGCATTAATcatgaataaataaatggagtgataaaaaaaattaataataataaaaaggcATATATCCATGTAGACAACACCATATTAGAATATCGAACTAATTACAACAATTGAGAGAAGACATTGCAAATTCTTACAACAATAATGTTGTTGTTTCTCTATTAACCTTGAACTCAAGGTTCTGTGTGTCGTTCCTTAATTTTTGGTTATCATTTTTCCCTTGCCCTAGAAGATTAACTTTGTTTCATGTATGTATTGTCTGTAGATATATAGATTATATACTAACTTGAACTGAGGGCAGCAAAGCCACCACCTTTCATCATCTGCTTGAACTCCTTGAAATTAACCATTCCATCTCCGTCCACGTCCACCTTCTTTATCATCCTCTTGCACTCCTCTATTGTTCTCCCTTGCTTCAGCCCCAACGATGCCAAAACTGACCTCAACTCCTCAACCGTGATGAATCCATCTCCGTTTTGATCGAACACGTTAAATGCTTCCTTCATGTCCTCCTCCTCGTCCCTCTCGTTCATGATGCTCTCGTACAAGGCGCCAAATTCGTCAATATCCACGTAACCATCTCCATTCACATCGATCTTCTCGATCATTTGGCTTAGTTCTTTGTCAGGGATAAAGATTCCTAAGTTCTCTAGCGAGTCGCTAAGCTCTTTCTTGGTGATCTTACCATCTCCGTTCCTATCAAACATTTGAAACACCCGGCGGAGCTCTGCGGGATCCATTCCTTCCATCaagagaataataataataataataataaaaataaaaataaaaaccctaACAAATTAAGAATTTGCTTGAAATTAAGTTAGACGACGAGCTCaacaaccaaaagaaaaagaagccaAAAGAGCCATGGAAAGAAGGACCAGTCAAATGTTAAAGAGCTATTTAGCAGAAACAGATGATTGAGAGAGACCAAAATAGGAATGAGAGGCAATTGGCAAGGAAATATACAAAAGGCGGTAAGTGGTTGGAAAATGatatgaagaaaaaggagaacCAATAAGGTAGAGGTGATTGTTGAGTAAAAGGTGGAGAAAGAGGAGGCATGCAGTTCACCCAAGTGTCCATCGGAATCAATGGTTTTTAACAACATGCATGAGAGCTTCTGTTTTTTGGGGATGCAAAACGCGTTTATAGTTTAGATTAGAGTCATTTATTTAGGTACGAAATAAAAGGCTTCTCTGCAATTGGCCGGTCAGTTGGGTAGGCTGCTggtttttatcattattttaggAATTGGACGGTTAGTTTCTGTTTGGGAATTAAGTTAATCAAAGGAGAGGTCAGGATGCTGACACTTGG
Protein-coding sequences here:
- the LOC18612619 gene encoding uncharacterized CRM domain-containing protein At3g25440, chloroplastic isoform X1, translating into MAGRILGSASVALRKPHGLKILSSNSFIFIPNKSFQITSLGDVICKAFGWQQAFVPIYDIRRFLLEGHVWIHSARFLNASEKVVETLNHSEKDASVDNAGSGDGKVKRKKLKGKRAVVRWLKYFRWKKKKEYERMTAEEKILYKLRKAQKKEERLGTALKKIEPAESSETTHDPEILTPEEHFFFLKMGLKCKNYVPVGRRGIYQGVILNMHLHWKKHQTLKVVVKTFSPEEVKEIAAELARLTGGIVLDIHDDNTIIMYRGKNYSQPPTEIMSPRVTLSRKKALDKSKYRDGLRAVRKYIPKLEQDLELLHAQAENRPDPMQHVQNTDNDNVDSRNISSLQFEGSNKLKEILDESKELSENESTTDSLMASDSEDLSDIFETESDTETERREERPLYLDEFDKFPVESDREPEHSEEHLCQISMGSKVPTASEKDVDSPNFDEVDRIFIRAASLLKKKRR
- the LOC18612619 gene encoding uncharacterized CRM domain-containing protein At3g25440, chloroplastic isoform X2 — encoded protein: MAGRILGSASVALRKPHGLKILSSNSFIFIPNKSFQITSSLGDVICKAFGWQQAFVPIYDIRRFLLEGHVWIHSARFLNASEKVVETLNHSEKDASVDNAGSGDGKVKRKKLKGKRAVVRWLKYFRWKKKKEYERMTAEEKILYKLRKAQKKEERLGTALKKIEPAESSETTHDPEILTPEEHFFFLKMGLKCKNYVPVGRRGIYQGVILNMHLHWKKHQTLKVVVKTFSPEEVKEIAAELARLTGGIVLDIHDDNTIIMYRGKNYSQPPTEIMSPRVTLSRKKALDKSKYRDGLRAVRKYIPKLEQDLELLHAQAENRPDPMQHVQNTDNDNVDSRNISSLQFEGSNKLKEILDESKELSENESTTDSLMASDSEDLSDIFETESDTETERREERPLYLDEFDKFPVESDREPEHSEEHLCQISMGSKVPTASEKDVDSPNFDEVDRIFIRAASLLKKKRR
- the LOC108661559 gene encoding calmodulin-like protein 3, with protein sequence MEGMDPAELRRVFQMFDRNGDGKITKKELSDSLENLGIFIPDKELSQMIEKIDVNGDGYVDIDEFGALYESIMNERDEEEDMKEAFNVFDQNGDGFITVEELRSVLASLGLKQGRTIEECKRMIKKVDVDGDGMVNFKEFKQMMKGGGFAALSSS